Proteins encoded by one window of Ulvibacter sp. MAR_2010_11:
- a CDS encoding beta-ketoacyl-[acyl-carrier-protein] synthase family protein: protein MSPGVAVTGMGIISAIGNSLESNLQSLRSSTSGLGEITHIATKHAAEIKVGEVSFTNAQMIAHLGLPELNNYSRTALLGVIAAKEAIRNAGIVEMTSVKTGLISATTVGGMDLTEQYLKQFVSQPQLQKYISAHQASDSTQKIAEQLGIKDFVTTISTACSSSANAIMLGARMIKAGKLDRVIVGGTDSLAKFTINGFKTLMILSDTYCKPFDANRTGLNLGEAAAYLVLESDAIVQAQQKKVWAYVSGYGNANDAFHQTASSPTGEGAFLSMQGALELAGLQPNDIDYVNAHGTATANNDLSESIALQRIFLEKTPDFSSTKPFTGHTLAAAGAVEAVYSILALQHAIVFPNLNFSEPMPETGMVPSVELQQKQLQHVLSNSFGFGGNCSSLIFTRA from the coding sequence ATATCACCCGGCGTAGCCGTTACCGGAATGGGAATAATTTCGGCAATAGGGAATTCGCTGGAATCTAATTTACAATCTTTACGTTCCTCTACTTCCGGACTTGGAGAAATAACACATATTGCCACCAAACATGCCGCTGAAATAAAAGTAGGAGAGGTTTCATTTACGAATGCCCAAATGATAGCACATCTGGGGCTTCCCGAATTGAACAATTATTCCAGAACTGCTTTGTTGGGTGTCATTGCTGCCAAAGAAGCAATTCGCAATGCAGGAATTGTAGAAATGACTTCAGTTAAAACAGGATTGATATCTGCAACAACGGTTGGAGGGATGGATTTGACCGAACAATACCTAAAACAGTTTGTATCACAGCCGCAATTGCAAAAATACATATCGGCTCATCAGGCGTCGGACAGTACACAAAAAATAGCGGAACAATTAGGAATAAAAGACTTTGTCACTACCATAAGCACTGCTTGTTCATCTTCAGCTAACGCGATCATGCTGGGTGCGCGAATGATAAAAGCGGGTAAACTGGATCGGGTGATTGTTGGAGGAACAGATAGTTTGGCGAAATTTACAATCAACGGCTTTAAAACCTTGATGATTTTATCGGATACCTATTGCAAACCTTTTGATGCAAACAGAACAGGCCTAAATTTAGGTGAGGCAGCGGCATATCTGGTACTCGAATCGGACGCGATTGTTCAGGCGCAACAAAAAAAAGTATGGGCCTATGTTTCAGGATATGGGAATGCCAATGATGCGTTTCATCAAACCGCTTCTTCACCAACAGGGGAAGGCGCATTTTTGTCGATGCAAGGTGCTTTAGAACTGGCCGGACTTCAACCAAATGATATTGATTATGTCAACGCTCACGGAACGGCTACCGCGAATAACGACCTTTCAGAAAGCATTGCGCTACAACGCATTTTTTTAGAAAAAACGCCCGATTTCAGTAGTACAAAACCCTTTACGGGCCATACCCTGGCCGCAGCCGGAGCTGTAGAAGCTGTATACTCGATTTTGGCTTTGCAACATGCAATTGTCTTCCCGAATTTAAATTTCTCTGAACCTATGCCGGAAACCGGGATGGTGCCTTCTGTGGAGCTTCAGCAAAAACAACTGCAACATGTGTTATCTAATTCATTTGGCTTTGGAGGAAATTGCTCCTCTCTAATTTTTACAAGGGCATGA
- a CDS encoding polysaccharide deacetylase family protein translates to MSWNFHLSAYTHNSSPANKVVAITFDDGPHPEYTPVVLKLLSDFNATATFFCIGNRVEEYPEVLKSIVAKGHEIGNHSYSHSPFIDFKGQNSWEAEINKTDAIIEQHTGHRPSLFRPPYGVTTPPLSNVIKKSSHRVIGWSVRSFDTVIKNPNFLLKRITKKINAGDIILLHDTHKNIPFVLEHLLLFLSEKGYKTVSITQLHNDKSS, encoded by the coding sequence ATGAGCTGGAATTTTCATCTTTCGGCCTACACACACAATTCGAGCCCGGCAAATAAAGTAGTTGCCATTACTTTCGACGATGGACCACATCCTGAGTATACTCCGGTGGTTTTAAAACTGCTTTCCGATTTTAATGCAACGGCTACCTTCTTTTGTATTGGGAATAGGGTTGAAGAATATCCGGAAGTACTAAAATCGATAGTTGCCAAAGGCCACGAAATTGGAAATCATTCCTATTCCCACAGCCCTTTTATCGATTTTAAGGGACAAAATTCGTGGGAAGCAGAAATAAATAAGACGGATGCCATTATCGAGCAACATACAGGTCATCGCCCTTCACTCTTTAGGCCTCCGTACGGAGTAACAACCCCTCCCTTATCGAATGTAATAAAGAAGAGTTCACATAGGGTTATTGGCTGGAGTGTTCGCTCCTTCGACACGGTAATTAAGAATCCGAATTTTCTTTTAAAACGCATTACCAAAAAAATAAATGCCGGAGATATAATCCTGCTTCATGATACCCACAAGAACATCCCGTTCGTTTTGGAACATTTATTGCTATTCCTCAGCGAAAAAGGTTACAAAACGGTATCCATAACTCAATTGCACAATGATAAAAGTTCATAA
- a CDS encoding phosphopantetheine-binding protein → MDTLKQELKENIIECLNLEEFTPADIADDDPLFGDGLGLDSIDALELIVMMDKEYGIKLVDPGKSKEIFQSVEVLAQYIAEHRKK, encoded by the coding sequence ATGGATACCTTAAAACAAGAGCTCAAAGAAAATATTATAGAATGCCTTAATTTGGAGGAATTTACACCGGCCGATATTGCAGATGATGATCCGCTATTTGGAGATGGGTTAGGGTTGGACTCCATTGACGCCCTGGAACTTATTGTAATGATGGATAAGGAGTATGGAATAAAATTAGTCGATCCGGGGAAAAGCAAGGAAATTTTTCAATCCGTAGAGGTTTTAGCACAATACATTGCCGAACATCGAAAAAAATAA
- a CDS encoding 3-oxoacyl-ACP synthase: MNKQLYIKDYCHIKNNTIFVNDSALFQAEESLDFSEFFNAAYKNLNINYPKAFKMDNLSKLSFLAADVLLKDDKISSETNRDIALIFSNSASSLDTDRKYQKSIDDAAHYYPSPSVFVYTLPNIGMGEISIKHRLFSENSFFIFDRFNATYLHHYAVSMLSTNKAKYALCGWVDFDETAYEAFLYWVGDKGIIPHTEAMITNLYTKN, encoded by the coding sequence TTGAACAAACAATTGTACATAAAAGACTATTGTCACATCAAGAATAATACGATTTTCGTAAATGACTCCGCACTTTTTCAAGCTGAAGAATCTTTGGATTTTTCCGAATTTTTTAATGCAGCTTATAAAAATTTAAATATCAATTATCCGAAAGCTTTTAAAATGGACAATCTCAGTAAGCTTTCGTTTTTGGCAGCCGATGTATTGCTGAAAGACGATAAAATTTCTTCAGAAACAAATAGAGATATAGCCCTTATTTTTTCAAACAGCGCCTCCAGTTTAGACACCGACCGTAAATATCAGAAATCAATCGACGATGCCGCGCATTATTATCCGAGTCCGTCGGTTTTTGTATATACCCTGCCCAATATCGGGATGGGGGAGATAAGTATTAAACACCGACTGTTTTCTGAAAATAGTTTTTTTATATTTGACCGCTTTAACGCGACCTATTTACATCACTACGCCGTGAGTATGTTAAGTACCAATAAAGCAAAATACGCGCTTTGCGGATGGGTAGATTTCGATGAAACAGCTTATGAAGCATTTTTATATTGGGTAGGTGATAAAGGAATTATTCCTCATACCGAAGCCATGATAACAAATTTATATACTAAAAATTAA
- a CDS encoding DUF2062 domain-containing protein: MEVHTVKNLCKHYKICVVIPTYNNPKTLRNVLDGILVYTRDVILVNDGSGEETSTILKEYPQIEQLHLPKNKGKGNALKVGFKHALQLGFEYAITLDSDGQHYPTDLPVFVEALEKHTTKDILIIGDRNMNEADVLASSSKGNRVSSYWVRAVTGLTLKDSQSGFRLYPIKAMENIRFFKNTRKFEFEVEAIVKAHWAEIEIMHVPINVLYDMKERVSHFRPFMDIARIVVLIIWFLLVKLFYILPRNLFRRLKKKGVKRFLVEDFLQNQDSPKKKALSIALGVFLGLSPLWGFHTIIVIFLAIFLKLNKVIAFAFSNISLPPFIPFVLYFSVQTGNFILGEESTFTLTSMSEEFNVADQVGSYLLGSITLSITMALVLSLLGYIVLSLFDRKKIVKQDA; the protein is encoded by the coding sequence ATGGAAGTACACACCGTTAAAAACCTATGTAAGCACTACAAGATTTGTGTCGTAATCCCTACGTACAACAATCCAAAAACACTGAGAAATGTCTTGGACGGGATTCTGGTGTATACCCGGGATGTTATCTTGGTGAATGATGGCTCCGGGGAGGAAACTAGTACAATTCTCAAAGAATATCCTCAAATTGAACAGCTTCATTTACCAAAAAACAAAGGCAAAGGAAATGCTTTAAAAGTTGGATTTAAACACGCCTTACAATTGGGCTTTGAATATGCCATAACACTCGATAGTGATGGTCAGCATTATCCAACAGACCTTCCTGTTTTTGTTGAAGCGCTCGAAAAACATACAACAAAGGACATTTTAATTATTGGCGACAGAAATATGAACGAAGCCGATGTGTTGGCAAGTAGCAGTAAAGGCAATAGGGTTTCCAGTTATTGGGTTAGAGCCGTTACAGGTTTAACGCTTAAGGATTCGCAGTCCGGATTTCGATTATATCCTATTAAGGCAATGGAAAATATCCGCTTTTTTAAAAACACAAGGAAGTTCGAATTTGAGGTGGAAGCGATCGTAAAAGCACATTGGGCCGAAATTGAAATCATGCATGTGCCCATCAATGTGTTGTACGATATGAAGGAACGGGTTTCTCATTTTCGTCCGTTTATGGATATCGCTCGTATTGTAGTATTGATTATTTGGTTTTTACTAGTGAAGCTCTTTTATATTCTTCCGCGCAATCTTTTTCGGCGGTTAAAAAAAAAAGGAGTAAAGCGATTCTTAGTTGAAGATTTTCTTCAGAATCAGGACTCTCCAAAAAAGAAGGCCTTGTCCATAGCATTGGGAGTCTTTTTAGGGTTATCGCCGCTTTGGGGATTTCATACCATCATCGTCATTTTTCTGGCCATTTTTTTAAAACTGAACAAGGTCATCGCCTTCGCTTTTTCAAATATCAGTTTACCGCCCTTTATTCCGTTTGTTCTTTACTTTAGTGTTCAAACCGGAAATTTTATTCTTGGAGAAGAATCCACTTTTACACTCACGTCCATGAGTGAAGAATTTAATGTGGCAGATCAGGTAGGGTCGTATTTGCTGGGAAGCATTACCCTTTCTATCACCATGGCTCTTGTTTTGAGTCTTTTGGGATATATTGTTCTCAGTCTGTTCGACCGAAAAAAAATTGTAAAGCAAGATGCATAA
- a CDS encoding MMPL family transporter, whose amino-acid sequence MHKGLYQIYSYLKKRPFVFGLSLLLVFGSLIAVATQIRFEEDISRLIPTTSQNKALQKVLQTANFSDKIIVNIRREPEGTLEDLTNFAETFIDSISEANDYIQEIQGKVEEEIIFETLDFVYENAPLFLSDHDYSVLADKISKDSIDALTEANYKTLVSPSGIVAKKTIVKDPLGISLMGVQKLKLLGLQDGFILKEGFLVSKDENNLLLFLTPKYDTGETDKNEQLAAYLDELKGELNSEFFNRATVEYFGGAIIAVENAKQIKNDILLTVGIALSLLLLVFIYFYKKLIIPVILLIPTIFGGLVALVILWSIRPEISAISLGIGSVLLGVTLDYSLHILTHIRNHKAMDRLFIDVTKPILMSSLTTAMAFLCLLFIDSQALQDLGIFAAVSVLSASVFALIFIPQVYKGAGNTTQRHTFLDLFAAYPFHKNKIFITAIVLLIIISAFTYNSVIFNKDLSQLNYESPSTKKAQYNLEKLTGGASKSLYVIAFGDDLESVLENNDTVFETLQQRKVQGEITGFNSIGGLVNSRKTQLQKINNWDTFWTVETINNTQNQLIESGAQFGFKSNTFQEFYALLQKDFVPLNLEDYKQWNGLAIDDFIASKDNFYTVTTLVKIPETSAPLVKDAFKDNPDVLVIDRQEMNETLLGNLKNDFNKLIMYCLGIVVLLLFLFYRNIRLTVITVLPIIITWFITIGLMGLFNIEFNIFNVIISTFIFGLGVDYSIFTTNGLLQEEELDMKALITHKTAILLSVITTMMGIGVLVFAKHPALYSISLVSMIGIFSTLIITFTLQPLFFKFIYSNSKKGKHTNGSH is encoded by the coding sequence ATGCATAAGGGGTTGTACCAAATATATAGTTACTTAAAAAAACGACCCTTTGTCTTTGGCCTGAGTTTGTTACTTGTTTTTGGGAGTCTAATCGCTGTAGCAACTCAGATTCGGTTCGAGGAGGACATTTCGCGACTAATTCCTACTACGTCTCAAAATAAAGCCTTGCAAAAAGTATTGCAAACTGCGAATTTTTCAGATAAAATAATAGTGAACATTCGGCGAGAACCAGAGGGTACATTGGAAGACCTTACCAATTTTGCCGAAACTTTTATCGATAGCATTTCTGAAGCAAACGATTACATACAAGAGATTCAAGGCAAGGTAGAGGAGGAAATCATATTTGAAACGCTGGATTTTGTATACGAAAATGCACCACTTTTTCTCTCAGACCATGATTATTCAGTGCTGGCTGACAAAATAAGTAAAGACAGTATTGATGCACTAACCGAAGCCAATTATAAAACGCTTGTTTCGCCTTCAGGAATTGTAGCTAAGAAAACCATTGTAAAAGACCCGCTCGGTATTTCCTTAATGGGTGTTCAAAAGCTAAAACTTCTGGGTCTTCAGGACGGATTTATTTTAAAAGAAGGTTTTCTGGTAAGCAAAGATGAAAATAACCTGTTGCTGTTCCTCACCCCTAAATACGATACCGGAGAAACCGATAAGAATGAACAACTGGCAGCATATCTTGACGAGCTTAAAGGCGAGCTTAATAGCGAATTTTTTAATAGAGCTACAGTTGAATACTTTGGAGGTGCAATTATTGCTGTTGAAAATGCAAAACAGATAAAGAACGATATTCTGCTTACAGTGGGAATTGCGTTGTCGTTGTTGTTGCTTGTCTTTATCTACTTCTATAAAAAACTAATCATTCCCGTTATTCTATTAATTCCTACCATTTTTGGAGGATTAGTAGCACTCGTAATTTTGTGGAGCATCCGCCCCGAAATTTCGGCAATTTCGTTGGGGATAGGGTCTGTTTTACTTGGAGTTACCTTAGATTACTCCCTACATATTTTGACGCATATCAGGAATCACAAGGCGATGGATCGCTTGTTTATTGATGTGACGAAGCCAATTTTAATGAGCAGCCTCACTACGGCAATGGCTTTTTTGTGTCTGTTGTTTATAGATTCTCAAGCGCTTCAGGATTTGGGGATTTTCGCCGCAGTTAGTGTGCTAAGCGCCTCTGTCTTTGCGCTTATTTTTATACCTCAGGTGTATAAAGGAGCTGGAAATACAACGCAGCGACATACCTTTTTGGATTTGTTTGCAGCCTATCCTTTTCATAAGAACAAAATTTTTATAACGGCGATTGTATTGCTTATCATCATCAGCGCATTCACCTACAATAGCGTAATTTTTAACAAAGATCTTTCTCAATTAAACTACGAGTCACCTTCCACCAAAAAAGCGCAATATAATCTCGAAAAATTAACAGGTGGCGCTTCGAAATCTTTGTATGTAATTGCTTTTGGAGATGATTTAGAAAGTGTACTAGAGAATAATGATACTGTATTTGAGACGCTTCAACAGCGAAAGGTGCAGGGTGAAATCACAGGATTTAATTCGATAGGAGGATTGGTTAATTCGCGTAAAACACAGCTTCAGAAAATCAACAATTGGGATACATTCTGGACGGTTGAAACCATAAATAACACTCAGAATCAACTTATAGAAAGCGGGGCACAATTTGGATTTAAATCGAATACGTTTCAGGAATTTTATGCGCTTTTACAAAAAGATTTTGTCCCCTTAAACCTTGAAGACTATAAACAATGGAATGGGTTGGCGATCGACGATTTCATTGCGTCAAAAGATAATTTTTACACCGTGACTACACTTGTAAAAATACCGGAAACTTCAGCGCCCTTAGTTAAAGATGCATTTAAAGACAATCCGGATGTATTAGTAATTGACAGGCAGGAAATGAACGAGACCCTGCTGGGTAACCTTAAAAACGATTTCAATAAATTAATTATGTATTGTTTGGGGATAGTGGTTTTATTGCTCTTTCTGTTTTACCGAAATATTAGACTCACGGTGATAACGGTACTACCAATTATTATAACCTGGTTTATCACGATTGGCCTAATGGGTCTTTTTAACATAGAGTTTAATATTTTTAATGTAATAATTTCGACTTTTATATTTGGTTTAGGTGTAGACTACAGTATTTTTACTACCAACGGTCTGCTTCAGGAAGAGGAATTAGATATGAAGGCATTGATAACCCATAAAACGGCTATTTTGCTTTCCGTAATCACCACAATGATGGGAATTGGGGTTTTAGTTTTTGCAAAACATCCGGCATTGTATTCCATTTCTTTAGTATCCATGATAGGAATTTTCTCTACCCTGATCATCACATTTACGTTACAACCTTTGTTTTTTAAGTTTATTTATTCGAATTCAAAAAAAGGGAAGCATACCAATGGGAGTCATTAA
- a CDS encoding methyltransferase: MLKKNIRAIDALEEAQRIAFAPFIFQTTVALRELGVLTFIFDRRLQGGASLEDIAEMTNVSEYGIGVLLELAESTGIVAINEAQKYELTKTGYFLNYDKAVNVNINFANDVCYKGMFHLLEAIKTGTPAGLPELGNWPTIYDGLSQLPPEIQKSWFEFDHHYSDDIFDEGLQRVFESNPKTIFDIGGNTGKFAIRCCHNNANVHVKIIDLPGQLSKALANANKEGFGNRVSGFEIDWLAPNPQLPKGADTIWMSQFLDCFSEKDILNILKACVAIMDTDTELLITETFTDRQKFDNAKFVLEATSLYFTALANGNSKMYPSEVFIRLIQEAGLHIERDISLGEYHTLFICKKSSH; the protein is encoded by the coding sequence ATGTTAAAGAAAAATATAAGAGCCATAGATGCGCTTGAAGAAGCACAAAGGATTGCTTTTGCTCCTTTTATCTTTCAAACTACTGTTGCCCTGCGGGAATTAGGGGTTTTGACCTTTATTTTTGACAGAAGATTGCAGGGTGGCGCTTCGCTTGAAGACATAGCCGAAATGACAAATGTTAGCGAGTACGGTATAGGAGTATTATTAGAACTGGCCGAAAGCACCGGTATTGTTGCAATCAATGAGGCTCAAAAGTACGAACTTACTAAAACAGGTTACTTTTTAAACTACGACAAGGCCGTCAATGTGAACATCAATTTTGCAAATGACGTGTGCTATAAAGGCATGTTTCATTTACTTGAAGCCATTAAAACAGGAACACCTGCCGGGCTACCCGAACTGGGAAACTGGCCAACCATTTATGACGGATTGTCCCAATTACCTCCCGAAATACAAAAATCGTGGTTTGAATTTGATCATCATTATTCGGACGATATTTTCGATGAAGGGCTGCAACGTGTCTTTGAAAGTAACCCGAAAACGATATTCGATATTGGCGGCAATACCGGAAAGTTCGCGATTCGCTGTTGTCACAACAACGCGAATGTACATGTAAAAATAATCGATTTGCCGGGACAGCTTTCAAAAGCCTTGGCCAATGCTAACAAGGAAGGATTTGGCAATCGGGTTTCGGGATTTGAAATCGATTGGCTGGCACCAAATCCACAACTTCCAAAAGGAGCCGATACCATCTGGATGAGTCAGTTTTTGGATTGTTTTTCTGAAAAGGACATCCTGAATATTTTAAAAGCTTGTGTCGCGATAATGGACACCGATACGGAGTTGTTAATCACTGAAACATTTACCGATCGCCAAAAGTTCGATAATGCAAAATTCGTACTGGAAGCCACCTCCCTTTATTTTACAGCGCTCGCAAACGGAAACAGCAAAATGTATCCTTCCGAAGTTTTTATAAGGCTGATACAAGAGGCAGGATTGCATATAGAAAGAGATATTTCATTAGGGGAATACCACACCTTATTTATTTGTAAAAAAAGCAGCCATTGA
- a CDS encoding beta-ketoacyl synthase, with protein MKQVYLSYNNIISPLGFDSKTVVENVLKEKSGISEVSNPKLSPASFHASLISSEKLSEAFAALNLSSDYTRLEKMLLLSLHKVISKAGISLDDKVGLIVSTTKGNIDVLERASRFAEKRAYLSELGKLIKNHFGFKNEAIVLSNACVSGVLAVAIAKKQIQSGLFDHVFIVSGDIISAFVVSGFNSFQALSDAPCKPYSENRKGISLGEAAVSVLVTSNPEGLAPEAVAILGEASCNDANHISGPSRTGEGLFRSVKGALREASIQPEMIDYISAHGTATLFNDEMEAIAFNRLHMANIPLNSLKGYFGHTLGASGLLETVIGMYSAHENTLFTSLGFDKLGVSKPLAVIEEVAAKPIKTFLKTASGFGGCNTAVIFQKVNL; from the coding sequence ATGAAGCAGGTATATCTCTCATACAACAACATTATCTCCCCACTTGGTTTCGACAGTAAGACCGTGGTGGAAAATGTTTTAAAGGAAAAATCCGGAATTTCGGAGGTCTCCAACCCAAAACTTTCTCCGGCATCGTTCCATGCTTCTTTAATTTCTTCTGAAAAACTATCGGAAGCCTTTGCAGCTTTAAATCTTTCAAGTGACTACACCCGATTAGAAAAAATGCTGTTGCTTTCCTTACACAAGGTAATATCAAAAGCCGGTATTTCCTTGGATGACAAAGTTGGACTTATAGTTTCCACCACAAAAGGCAACATAGACGTGCTGGAGCGAGCAAGCAGATTTGCTGAAAAGCGAGCCTATTTAAGTGAATTGGGAAAGCTTATCAAAAATCATTTCGGATTTAAGAATGAAGCCATTGTTTTGTCCAATGCCTGTGTTTCGGGTGTTTTGGCTGTGGCTATTGCGAAAAAGCAAATTCAATCGGGCTTGTTCGATCATGTGTTTATAGTTAGCGGCGATATTATTTCGGCCTTTGTGGTTTCGGGATTCAATTCTTTTCAGGCCTTGAGCGACGCCCCTTGTAAACCGTACAGTGAAAACAGGAAAGGTATTTCTTTGGGAGAGGCGGCAGTTTCTGTTTTGGTCACTTCCAATCCCGAAGGGCTCGCACCCGAAGCTGTTGCAATACTGGGAGAAGCATCCTGCAATGACGCAAATCATATTTCGGGACCCTCCCGAACAGGAGAAGGCTTGTTTCGCAGTGTGAAAGGAGCGTTAAGAGAGGCTTCGATACAACCGGAAATGATTGACTATATTTCGGCGCATGGCACCGCAACCTTATTTAACGACGAGATGGAAGCCATCGCATTCAATAGATTGCATATGGCGAATATCCCTCTTAATAGTTTAAAGGGCTATTTTGGTCATACGTTGGGAGCCTCGGGTTTGCTGGAAACTGTCATTGGCATGTATTCGGCCCATGAAAATACCTTATTTACATCCTTGGGATTTGACAAATTAGGAGTTTCAAAACCACTGGCTGTAATTGAAGAAGTAGCTGCAAAGCCCATTAAAACTTTTCTGAAAACTGCTTCAGGATTTGGAGGGTGTAATACGGCTGTCATTTTTCAAAAAGTGAATTTATAA
- a CDS encoding outer membrane lipoprotein carrier protein LolA produces MIKVHNIIIVLSITLGIQVAFGQEKLSLTEQKALQELVTANALTTRSILSDFEQTKHISVLENDITSKGKLVFNAPDKIRWEYKTPYKNVVIFKNNRLYVDDGTKKSDIDLSSNKMFKSLNSLIVNSIKGDMFDTNQFDISYFTSDKGYLVTFIPKEKRLHKFIASFELIFSEKNGEVSQIKLIEPNEDYTVIIFRNKKLNVEVSEALFKL; encoded by the coding sequence ATGATAAAAGTTCATAATATTATAATTGTTCTTAGCATCACACTGGGAATACAGGTGGCTTTTGGACAGGAAAAATTATCCTTAACCGAACAAAAGGCACTACAGGAATTAGTAACAGCGAACGCATTGACCACCAGAAGCATTCTAAGTGACTTCGAACAGACAAAACATATAAGTGTTTTGGAAAACGATATAACCAGCAAGGGAAAACTGGTTTTTAATGCGCCCGATAAGATTCGTTGGGAGTATAAAACACCTTATAAAAATGTCGTAATTTTTAAGAATAACAGGCTCTATGTTGATGACGGAACAAAAAAGAGCGACATCGATTTAAGTTCTAATAAGATGTTCAAATCCTTAAATTCCTTAATTGTGAATAGTATCAAAGGAGATATGTTCGATACAAATCAGTTTGATATTTCCTACTTTACAAGTGACAAGGGTTATTTGGTTACATTTATTCCGAAGGAAAAGCGATTGCATAAATTCATTGCCTCTTTTGAATTGATTTTTTCAGAAAAAAATGGCGAGGTTTCTCAAATAAAATTGATAGAACCCAATGAGGATTATACCGTTATAATTTTCAGAAACAAAAAACTAAACGTTGAAGTCTCGGAGGCGCTGTTTAAATTGTAA
- a CDS encoding beta-ketoacyl synthase chain length factor has product MKKCYIHSAAAISAQNTFDTDEFLDKISTVATPKTAAQHPNYKDYISPVASRRMATGVKMGVAAATKVLQTAGIEQPDAILTGTGMGCIEDTEKFLNGIIEHDETFLTPTAFIQSTHNTMGAQIALGLQCKAYNSTYVHGALSFESALLDASLLLECGEANTVLVGGVDELGNEFVDYVQMLESQQNKGITVPFGEGATFFAVSSERKPQAVCLTDIESISTASVEKVKERFEAFLKQNSLEANQVDAVILGVNGDSFDEYYEAVCTSFFSETKQIQYKQLSGEYHTASAFGLWLGCEIIRRQEIPQAVVRNFSDGKRLKNIVLYNQFKGANHSFILLEGC; this is encoded by the coding sequence ATGAAAAAATGTTATATACATAGCGCTGCTGCCATTTCTGCTCAAAATACATTTGATACAGATGAATTTTTAGATAAAATTAGTACTGTTGCAACGCCTAAGACTGCTGCACAACATCCTAATTATAAAGATTATATTTCCCCTGTGGCGAGCAGGAGAATGGCTACCGGTGTAAAAATGGGAGTTGCTGCTGCAACTAAGGTACTACAAACGGCAGGAATTGAACAGCCCGATGCGATTTTAACCGGAACCGGAATGGGATGCATCGAAGACACCGAAAAATTTTTAAACGGTATTATCGAACACGATGAAACATTTTTAACCCCTACTGCCTTTATCCAGTCAACGCATAATACTATGGGCGCTCAAATCGCGCTGGGATTGCAATGCAAAGCCTATAATTCTACCTATGTTCACGGTGCTCTATCGTTTGAATCGGCTTTATTGGATGCTTCACTTTTACTGGAATGTGGAGAGGCGAATACGGTTCTGGTAGGAGGGGTGGACGAATTGGGAAATGAATTTGTCGATTATGTACAAATGTTGGAATCTCAACAGAACAAGGGGATTACAGTGCCTTTTGGGGAAGGAGCGACTTTTTTTGCAGTCTCTTCGGAAAGAAAACCACAGGCAGTTTGTTTGACAGACATTGAGAGTATATCGACTGCTTCTGTTGAAAAAGTTAAGGAGCGATTTGAAGCATTTCTGAAGCAAAACTCGTTGGAAGCAAATCAAGTGGATGCAGTAATTCTGGGAGTGAACGGAGATAGTTTTGACGAATATTACGAGGCGGTTTGCACATCTTTCTTTTCGGAAACAAAACAAATTCAGTACAAACAGTTGTCAGGGGAATATCATACAGCTTCCGCATTTGGGCTATGGCTGGGCTGTGAAATTATTAGACGACAGGAAATTCCGCAGGCTGTTGTCAGAAATTTTTCGGACGGGAAACGACTAAAGAATATTGTTCTCTACAATCAATTTAAAGGCGCTAATCATAGTTTTATTTTGTTGGAAGGATGCTGA
- a CDS encoding 3-hydroxyacyl-ACP dehydratase: MLLQDFYTILNKQPIDENSIRVVIKLNKLHSIFKGHFPELPITPGVGMLQILKEISEDHIQTSLHMERLSNVKFLTLVDPNVNATLSFHLNFQKENKHFNVKNNTTFEDGTTVFKCSAVFIEK, translated from the coding sequence ATGTTGCTTCAGGATTTCTATACCATTTTAAATAAACAACCAATCGATGAAAATTCGATTAGGGTTGTTATTAAACTAAATAAACTTCATTCCATATTCAAAGGGCATTTTCCTGAACTTCCTATTACTCCGGGGGTGGGAATGCTTCAGATATTGAAAGAAATTTCAGAAGACCATATTCAAACTAGCTTGCATATGGAGCGGCTTTCAAACGTAAAATTTCTGACGCTTGTAGATCCGAATGTAAATGCTACCCTGTCCTTTCATTTAAATTTTCAGAAGGAAAATAAGCACTTTAACGTTAAAAATAATACTACTTTTGAAGATGGAACCACAGTGTTCAAATGCAGCGCTGTGTTTATAGAAAAATAA